The Dioscorea cayenensis subsp. rotundata cultivar TDr96_F1 chromosome 8, TDr96_F1_v2_PseudoChromosome.rev07_lg8_w22 25.fasta, whole genome shotgun sequence genome segment GAAAACATCAAGGGCTGCCTGCTCACATGATAAAACATATCATAATCCCGCGGGTATGGAATAATAGCAATCCAGTTGCTCTGAGCGCAAAAAAAAGTGCTCTTTTTAAACAAgtcaataatgatatttaatatCAAGCAAAGATAGGATAAGAATCAGCTCCAAATGGAAATGGTAGGTACCTGAGCAACGGCTCCGACATCAAGTGCCCTCACCAATGCATCTTCATCAATAACACCACCCCTAGCAACATTGACGATCCTCACACCCTTTTTCATTTTCCCAAATGTTTCATCATCGAATATCTTTGAAGTAGTGGGGGTGAGAGGCATGTGAAGAGAAATAAAATCTGATGTGGAGATGGCTTCCTCAAAAGATACAAGTTCTACACCAATTGCACGGGCCCTATCAGCAGGAGCATAAGGATCATGAGCGATGACATGCATTCCAAGTCCTTTTGCACGCCTGGCAACTTCTGAGCCAACTTTTCCAAATCCCATGACTGCCAGTGTCTTCCCCACAAGAGACACACCGACATATTTGTTGCGTTGCCATTTTCCTGCATATGTGAACAAATTAGTAAAGTAGATAGGAATTTATCAAATGATCATTCTGCAAATGAAGAACAACCATATAATTTAGGTAGCAAGAAAAGTAATTCAAGcagataatttgaaaatgacAGAACTATCAGACACCTTAGTTTAAATGTAAAGAACAATGTAGTATATGTATGGGCCATTACAGTGGCCATGTCAGCAAAGAACACGGCAGAAAACAGAACATTATTTCCAAGATTTACCAGACATGCCATAGCGAATcatctaagttttctttttccttcataGTTATTCCATAATTAGAACTACAGATGTAGAAGCAGAATGTAGCAATTAGCATGATACATAGTTCCACTCAAGAGCAATACAACAGGAAGAGGGCAATTGGGATCCAAGAAACATTCTCATTCTTGGGTGTCTTTGTACACCAAAAATGAACAGGATAAAGATTGTAGAAAACAAGTTGGAAAGATTCTTACGGATCGTAGTTGCAGATCTTACTCACCTAAATATCCTATTTCAGCAAAATCCTTTTATACGcccttatgtgtgtgtgtgtgtgtgtgtgtgtgtatgctCACCCATACCATCTGCCAATCAGTTAACCACTTCACCCACACACTGGTGCAACTCCTATACTGACTTATGCAGAAAATTCTGatcattttggaaaaattaaggAGAAAACATCTATCTCCGAGTAACTCAACTCTGCACTAACAACATTATTTGCAAgctcaaggtttttttttctttttaatctccAACTAACATTATTTGCAAAATTGCAAGCACAAGTGTGGGTGGGATCACACAAGCACTAGTGTGGAACCCACATAAAGCCAATTCCGGAACCAAAGTTAGCCTGCTATGCGACACGTTTCTATTTAAGTTTGTGATCGAAAAATAAACCACGCCTTCTTGGCCCCTGCCTGTTAGTACTTTAGCTCAAACCATGTCCTGACCACACACTGCTGAAGTTACTGCAACGCTACAGCGAAGATCTATATAGCATGCcaagttaattaaatataaatataagtgGTACCCTTTATCAAAATAGTAAAAGAAGCAGTAATTAGAACCGTAGCCTTTACCGTATAAAACACATGGGAACATGTATCATGTACTAGTTATCAAATACATTATTGCTGCCACCAAACATGGCACACAAACCTGATACCATTTCAGAAAATAGCTATCAGTATTCCAACATAAATCCATATGAAATGAAGTGTAACCACTGAATACTAAGAAAGTAAAATCTACAGAGTGACTATGATTTGAATCAGGACGGTTCTTTTGGCCTTTAGTCTCTCTACCAACTACCACTCAGCTAACTCTAGTTACTCCAAACACTGTATAAACATGGGTAACGTTCTGAGACAATTTCAAATCAGGATCTAGACTCTCCGTCATCTTTCATTTTACAACTTAATTTTTAAGTAAAGCGAAGCATGGAAATGGACATAACAGTCCCACATCATAGGCAAGCAAGGTTAGTAATTATCAGGCTAAGAAAAAAGCGAAAAAGGCAACCACCACCAGTAAAAATaggatttttcttaaaaaaaaacaaaaagaaaagtaaaacacTGCAGTGGAGATGGCAGATGTTACAGCCCACTGCCGCCTGCCGCCGCGTCAAAAGTCAGTAAAAGCGTCGACCATTTCAGCAACATCAACAAAGCATTAATTCAAACACCAGATCGGCAAAGTCTCATCCGTCCATTGCCAAACAAACCGCTcagattaaataattaattcacTTCACTATCAGATCCAAAACAGATCCAGaaagagagggaaaaaaaaaaaagaaaaacagaggaAAACAGAGGAATCACCAGATTTCATGGAGGCGTCGGCCTGGGCGACGTTGCGAGCCATGGCGGTAAGAAGCGCGATCCCATGCTCCGCAGCAGCAATAGTATTGGCAGTGGGTGCGTTGACGACGAGACAGCCGTGCTCCGTAGCGGCCTGTAGATCAACGTTGTCGATCCCAACGCCAGCCCTTCCGACGACCTTAAGCCTTCCTTTCGCGGCTTCAAACACCTCTCGCGTCACCTTTGTTCCGCTCCTCACGATCAGCGCATCGCAGAGCGAGATCTTCGCGCAGAGCTCCTCCGGCGAGAGATTATAAGCGCAGTCCACGTTACTGAACTGACGAAGAAGCTCCAACCCGCCTTCGCCGAGCTTCTCGGAGACGAGAACCGTGGGTTTGGCCTTCTTTGAGGTGATCTCGAGATCCGGGAGGCCGGACCTCTTCTCGACCGGGGAGATCTCAGCAAGGCGAGCAGAGACGGTGATGGATCTCAAGCGGGAGCGAACAGGGGAGAAGACGAGGGAGATGGATGGGGTTCGGAGGGGGAGGAGCTGGGAGTGGCCGGAGATGGCGGGCTTGGTGGGCGCGAGGGCGGCCATTGGTGGCGGGTTTCCAAGCTTGTTGCGAGGGCGGGCAAGAAAGTAGCGTTTCGAAAGGCGCGTTTCCCTTCAAATAGAGGGCACCCCTCCAAGTAAATGGGC includes the following:
- the LOC120266939 gene encoding D-3-phosphoglycerate dehydrogenase 1, chloroplastic-like, which encodes MAALAPTKPAISGHSQLLPLRTPSISLVFSPVRSRLRSITVSARLAEISPVEKRSGLPDLEITSKKAKPTVLVSEKLGEGGLELLRQFSNVDCAYNLSPEELCAKISLCDALIVRSGTKVTREVFEAAKGRLKVVGRAGVGIDNVDLQAATEHGCLVVNAPTANTIAAAEHGIALLTAMARNVAQADASMKSGKWQRNKYVGVSLVGKTLAVMGFGKVGSEVARRAKGLGMHVIAHDPYAPADRARAIGVELVSFEEAISTSDFISLHMPLTPTTSKIFDDETFGKMKKGVRIVNVARGGVIDEDALVRALDVGAVAQAALDVFTVEPPPSDSRLVQHENVIVTPHLGASTIEAQEGVAIEIAEAVVGALKGELAATAVNAPMVPAEVLFELSPYVVLAEKLGRLAVQLVAGVSGIKGIKIVYASARDPDDLDTRILRAMIVKGIVQPISSLFVNIVNADYTAKQRGLRISEERVFHDGSPEVPIDSIQVHLTNVESKFASAISDSGDIRVEGKVKDGVPHLTLVGGFSVNVSLEGNLILCRQVDQPGMIGRVGNILAEQNVNINFMSVCRTVVRQQAIMAIGVDEEPEKETLKKIGEVPAIDEFVFLTL